CTGATGGTCAGTTCACGGCAGCGCCGGACTCGTACCAGGTCTTGATCAGGTTGCGTTCGTCATCCGACAGAGCCGCAGGGTTGCCGAAAGGCATCTTCTTCAGCTGAACCACCTGCTGGTAGATCTGCTGAGCGTGCGACTTCACCGCTTCGGGGGAGTCCAGGCGAACCGCTTTTTGCTGGATGGCCGTGCCGTGGCACACCACACAATGCTGCTGGAAAATGGCATTGACCTTGGCAAAGCCTTCTCCACCAGCGGCTGCGGGAGCTGCAGCAGGTGACGCGGCTTCGGCGGCAGGAGTTGCGACTTCAGCTGCAGGGGCTGCGGGGGCCGCAGGAGCAGCCGCTACTGGAGCAGTTGCAGCCACAGGAGCAGGCTTGAGCCAGACAAACACGGCCAGCAGAGCAGCTACGCCGACAGCAGCGTAAGGCCAGGGGTGGCTGTTGCGACCCAGCTTGTAGCCATGGCGCATCACGAAGAACTGGCGAATGGCAGCGCCGGCAAACATCATGCCGATCAGCACCAGCCAGTTCAGCTTGTGGCTGTACAACCAGCCATAGTGATTGGACAGCATGGCGAACAGCACGGGCAGCGTGAAATAGGTGTTGTGCACGCTGCGCTGCTTGGCACGTTGACCATGACGTGGGTCCACAGGCTCGCCAGCCTTGAGCGAGGCCACCACCTTGCGCTGGCCAGGGATGATCCAGAAGAACACGTTGGCGCTCATGGACGTCGCGATCATCGCGCCCATCAGCAGGAAGGCGGCCTGGCCGGGGAAGATGTGGCAGGCCAGGTAGGCGGCGATACACACCAGAACCAGAACCATGGCACCGACGGTGGCGTCGCCATTCTTCTTCTGGCCGAAAGTGCGGCAGATGAAGTCATACAGCAGCCAGAAAACCACCAGGAATCCCAGAGCCGAAGCCACGGCAGCGCCGGTGCTCATGGCATTGGGGTCGCCGGGAGTGACCAGATAGATATTGGCGTTCCAGAGGTAGGAGACCGTCAGCAGGGCAAAACCGGACAGCCACGTGGTGTAGCTTTCCCAGTAGAACCAGTGCAGGTGATCCGGCATCTTGGGAGGAGACACATTGAACTTGACGGGGTGGTAGAAACCGCCACCGTGCACAGCCCAGAGTTCGCCGTTAACGCCCTGCTTCTTCAGGTCGTCATCCACGGGCGGCGTCAAGCTGCTGTCCAGGAACACAAAGTAGAAGGAGGAACCGACCCAGGCGATCGCGGTAATGACGTGGAGCCACCGCAACAGCAGGCCGGCCCAGTCGAGAATGTAGCTTTCCATAGCTCTCAACCTTGGCAGCGTGGGGCTGCCGAACAACCTGCTCACCACTGCGGGCGCTCTGAGCAGAAGAAAAGGCCGCGCTCCCGGACGTTACACACGGGGCACCGCTGCGACCATTCTGTCGACCGAAAGTGTATGCAATTTTTGCTGCCGCAACTCTCGAATCAGGGATAAACCACCCTAGAGATTTCCCTAATACAAGAGCGATATGCAAGGATCGGGCCTGATTTTTAGGGCAGGTAACAGCATGTTTGCGGCAACACGCATCAGATCAGGGCATTCATTGCACCATCAGCTCGCAGACAAGCGCTGCAGAAGCTGTGCCGCCACCGCCACAGCGATCACCTCGGGTTCCTTGCCGGTAATGCCCGGCACGCCGATCGGACAGGTGATATGAGCCAGCTCTGCATCGCTGAACCCTCGTCTGCGCAAGCGACTGCTGAAACTGGCCCATTTGGTCTTGCTGCCAATCAACCCCACAAAAGGCAGATCTCCTCGCTCGCGCTGGCGCAACAGGCATTGCGCCACCACCTCCAGGTCTTCGGCATGGCTGAAGCTCATGATGAGCACCTGCGACTGCGGCGGCAACTCTGCCACCGCGGCCTGCACCGGATCGGAATGCTCGCACTGCACCCCTATCTGCTCCTCCACGGGAAAGACTGCATCACGGCTGTCCACCCAGACCACGCGGTACGGCAAGCTGCGCAGAATGCGCACCAGCGCATGTCCCACATGGCCCGCGCCGAACAAGGCCACGCATTGCGACGGCTCGGGCATCAAGGCTCGTAGACGTTGAGCATCGCGGACGTCAAACCATGCAAAGTGCAGCTCCAGCGCACCGCCGCAACATTGGCCCAGACTGGGGCCAAGTGCATACTGCTGGATATGCTCGCGCAAGGCTGCGGGGTCTGCGTCCCACTGCGCCAGCAACTGGCGCGCCTGGGCAATGGCCTGCCACTCCAGATGACCACCGCCGATCGTCCCCATCACCTCATCGGCGAACACCGCCATCCAGGCCCCCTCCTCACGGGGCACGGAGCCACGAGTGGCCTGTACCTGCACCCAGCACAGCGGCTGCTGCGCCAGACGGTTCAAGATTCCTTGCTGTGTTTCACTCCACATGACCGAACGCCGATTGCTTTGATGACCGATGTTCATGCATTTTGCGAGTCGCAATAGACAGACAAGCGTATGAGCACATTAATCGGATGCATATCCGGACCGGATTTGACGAGTCGTTGCAGATTTTTCACGAGGAGGCGTCAGAATTGTGCCTCCGGACAGCTGCCTCCATTCATTTGCGGCTACGCTTGGCGGCATGTCTGAAACCCACGACCCCACCCGCGCCACACCAGCCCGCCGCCCCCTGAAGTGGCTGCGGACCGGGATGATGGCTGCCGTTGCAGCGGTACTGACCGCCTGTCAGATCGCACCTCAAAGCCCATCCATCGGCATAACGCCTGCCGACAAGGCCAGCCCCGGCTATCGCAAGCAGGCTGCCCAGCATCTGTATGAACGCAACTCCGGCCGCATCTACCAGGGCATGCTGCCGCCTATGCTGTATGCGATCGGCGTGCTCCAAGTTCAGCTCGACGGCCAGGGTCGCGTGAAAAACCTGCACTGGATGCGCAAGCCAAGCCATGCCCCCGAAGTGGTGGCCGAGATCGAGCGAGCCGTGCGCTCCGCTGCCCCCTTCCCTGCCCCGGGCCGCAGCGTGACCTATACCGACACCTGGCTGTGGGACAAGTCGGGACGCTTCCAGCTCGACACCTTGACCGAAGGTCAGCTGGGCCAGTAAAGCGCACAGCGATGCAGCCCGCTGCATCGGACAACAAAAAAACCGGCCAAGGCCGGTTTTTTGTTGCGACAAGCCAGACGAGGCTTATTCGACCACCTTGGTGATCTTGGTGCCCTGCAGCGACACGCCCGCCTCCAGACCCGCGTTGGTCAGCACATAGCTGGTGACGGGAGCCTGGGCGGTCGTGGTGTCCACGCTGCCGTTGGCTCCGATCTTGCCTGCAGCCACGGTGGCATCAGCCCCCACGGACCAGCCGTCGCTCTTGAGGAACTTGTCCAGTGCTTCCTGTGTGTTGAACACATAGATCACAGCCTTGGACTGACCACCAGCCTGCCATCCGATAGAGGCCGCTGTCGTGCTATAGAAACCACGGTTGTGACCGCCCACGCGCAGCACGCCGCGTCCATGCTCCACCCCGACCACAAAGCTGCCGCCAATCACCGACGGGAAGATCAGCACCCCCTTGGCGCGTTGCACCATCTCCTTGGATCCTGGTGCGGTCTGGTACAGGCGCTCCAGAGCTGCATTGGCACGGGTATTGACCGTTGTGGAATCGGCACGGGGAGCCGATGCCGTGTCAGGCTTGGTCGTGGTGCAGGCCGTCATGGTCATGGCACCGGCAGCCAGTGCAGCAGCCATCGCAACAGAACGCAGAGAAATTTGACGCATACCTATATCCTTTCATGGGATGAATGTGTAGACACATTTCAGAGGTAGAAGGTCCTGCAGTCCAACATTGAGTCGCTTTTGCACATCCCCCCGATGCAAAGCTGTCAGAAACAGGGTTGGCACGATGCTAGTGCGCAGCGTTGCCGATAAAACTCAGCAGTTACAGCTTGCGCCATTGGCCTACAGAAGGCAAGAGCAGTTGTCGAAAAAGACCTACAACATGAACATAAAACAAGACTTGGCCCCATCCATAGGCAATCAGACGAATTGCCTGAAACAGGCGCTAGCATTGTTGATATAAGCATCGCGCGGACGACAGGAAGTTCATGAAGTTCTGGAATTACTTTCACCACCCCAAGGCAGCGCTGGTTGTGCTGCGTGTCACGCTGGCCTTGCTCATGCTGCTGCACGGCTGGGCCAAGATTCGTTATGGCATAGGCAGCATCGAGGCGAAGATCGAGAGTCTGGGTGCACCGGGCTTTCTCGCCTATGCGGTCTATCTGGGCGAAGTGGTCGCCCCCTTGCTGTTGCTGGTGGGCCTATGGGTGGTACCCGCCGCACTGGTGATTGCGGTGAATATGGTGGTGGCATTTGCGCTGATGCACACCCGGCAGATTCTGATGCTCAACAACACCGGCGGCTGGGCACTGGAGCTGCAGGCCTTTTATTTTGTGAGCGCCCTGGTGGTGGCCATGGCCTATTCCAAGGGCAAATAAGTCCTTAAAAGCAGGAGCGGCTTGCGCCTGTCATATCTAGGTTTCAATGCCTTTTAATGCTGAAACCTTGAGATGACGTGCGCAAGCCGCTCTTGTTTTTGCCATGTCTCCCTCGTCGAGAGACCCGCGACCCGGTCAGGAGCCGCGATAGGTGGAGTAGCTCCAGGGACTGACCAGCAAAGGCACGTGGTAGTGCTGCTCCACATTGGCCACGCCAAAGTCCAGGCTCACCTTGTTCAGGAAGCTGGGCTCGGGCAGTTGCACGCCACGGGCCTTGAAGTAGGCCGCAACATCAAAGGTCAGGCGGTAAGTGCCGACCTTGAGCGTGTTGTTGTCGAACAGCGGCGCATCGGTGCGGCCGTCATGATTGAGCACCAGGCTCTTGATCAGCGTGGCCTTGTCGCCTTCGGTGGAAAACAGCTCGACGGCCATGCCTGCGGCGGGGCAGCCATTCATGGTGTCGAGAACGTGGGTGCTCAGGCCCATGGAAATCTCCTCACAGGCAGTTTGCCACTGCCCTTGGTTGTATCAAACACACGACTTACGCAAAACGGGTTCAGGCAGGACGACTGCCTCAGACGGCAGGCCGTTGTTGCATTCCTGTTTGCGTAAGCCTTGAAACATCTATGCCATCACAAAGTCTGCCCGCGCGCGAGCGCAGCGCTTTGATTTCTAAAGTGTATACAGTTTCTGTACTCCATCAAAGGCTTTTCTGCCTTGACTTTCAGGCACATAGCCAGCTCTGCCTGGTTGGCCTCTTTTCAGCCTCTATACACTGGCCCGATTCATCAAGCGAACAGGAGACAACGCATGCAATTGCGCACCACCGCCCTGGCAGCCAGCCTGCTCATCGCCCTGGCCGGCCTGAGCGCCTGCAGCAGCACGGCAACGCTAGAGCCCGCCAGCAACGAACGCGCGGCCATCCGTAACGATGCCACTGCTCAGGCTGCAGCGCCTGCCGTCACCCAGACCGCCGCCGCCCAGGCAGCCGCTGCCGCATATGACTTCGAGCTGGATGTCTTTCACCCCGTCATCGCCAAGAACGGCATGGTGGCCTCGGAGCAGGAGTTGGCCACGCAGATCGGCGTGGACATTCTCAAGGCGGGCGGCAATGCCGTCGATGCCGCCGTGGCCGTAGGCTTTGCGCTGGCCGTGGCCTTGCCCAATGCCGGCAATATCGGCGGCGGCGGCTTCATGATGGTGCACGACGCCAAGAGCGGCAAGGACATTGCACTGGACTTCCGCGAAGTGGCACCCAGGGGCGCGTCACGCAATATGTATCTGGATGCAGGCGGCAAGGTCATCGACGGAAAATCGCTCTACACCCACTACGCCGTGGGCGTGCCCGGCACCGTGGCCGGCATGACGCACGCGCTCTCGCGCTGGGGCAGCATGCCGCTGGCCAGGGTCATGGCACCGGCGATTGCGCTGGCGGACAAGGGCTATCCCGTCAGCATCACCCTGGCCAAGACCCTGGAGCAGGAAAAAAAGAATATGGGCCACTGGCCCGCCACCCAGGCCGTTTTCTGGAAGAACGGCACGCCGCTGCAAAGCGGCGAGAGGCTGGTGCAAAAGGATTTGGCGCAGTCCCTGCGCCTGATCAGCCAGCAAGGTGCCAAGGCCTTCTACGAAGGGGCGATCGCGCAGAAGATCGTGGCGGAGATGGCGCCGCACGCCAATGCCCTCAGCCTGCAGGACCTGCGCGACTACAAGGTGGCAGAGCGCGAGCCCGTGCGCGGCAGCTATCGCGGCTACCAGATCGTGACCATGCCTCCGCCCTCTTCGGGCGGCGCGCACCTGATTCAGATCCTGAACATGATGGAGCACTGGCCCATGAATCAATGGGGGGCCGACAGCGCGCAAAGCGTGCACTACATGACCGAGGCCATGAAGCTCGCCTATGCCGACCGCTCCGAGTATCTGGGCGACCCGGACTTCGTGAAGATTCCGCTCAAGGGACTGATCTCCAAGAGCTATGCCAGCGAGCTGGCCGCCAGCATCAGGCCCCAGCAGGCCAGGCCTGCCAAGGACATCCGGCCCGGCAAACCCCAGCCTTATGAAAGCGACCAGACCACCCATTACTCCGTGGTGGACAAGGCCGGCAACGCGGTGGCCGTGACCTACACGCTGAACACCAATTTCGGCAGCGGCATCGTCGCCAGGGGCACGGGGATTTTGCTCAACAACGAAATGGACGACTTCTCGGCCAAGCCCGGTGTGGCCAATGCCTACGGCCTGGTGGGCGGCGATGCGAATGCCGTGCAGGCTGGCAAGCGGCCGCTGTCCTCCATGACACCGACCCTGGTGCTCAAGGACGGCAAGCCGGTTCTGGTCACCGGCAGTCCGGGCGGAGCGCGCATCATCACCACGGTGCTGCAGCAAGTCGTCAATCACATCGACTTCGGCATGAACCCGGCCGAGGCTGCGGCCACGCCGCGCTTTCATCACCAGTGGACGCCTGACGAGTTGCGCGTTGAAAAGGGCTTCAGTCCCGATACACTGGCCCTGCTCAGGCAATGGGGCCACAAGGTGGCACTGAAGGCATCCATGGGCCGCACGCAGACCATCGAGATCCGCGACGGCCTGCTTCGCGGCGCTTCGGACCCGCGCAACCCCGATGGAAAGGCCATGGGGTTCTGACGCCGAACAAAAAAGCCGCGCTCCCCCGAGCGCGGCTTTTACTTGAGGCGGCTGCTGGCCGTACGCGTGGCCAGTGGCCGCCCTCCCCACCTCTCTTTATTCAGCCTTCTGACCGATTTCGAAGTTGGCCTGGATTTCCAGGGCACGCACCATGCCCGAATGATCCCAGCCAGCGCCGCCGTGAGCCACGCAGCTGTTGAACAGTTCCTGTGCCTGTGCGGTGTTGGGCAGGGACACGCCCAGCTGACGAGCGCTGGACAGAGCCAGGTTCAGGTCCTTCTGGTGCAGGGCAATGCGGAAGCCAGGATCGAAGGTGCGCTTGATCATGCGTTCGGCATGCACTTCCAGGATCTTGGAAGAAGCAAAACCGCCCAGCAGGGCTTCACGCACACGTGCTGGATCGGCACCGGCGCGCGATGCGAACAGCAGGGCTTCGGCCACGGCTTCGATGTTCAGAGCCACGATGATCTGGTTGGCCACCTTGGCAGTCTGGCCGTCGCCGTTGCCGCCCACCAGGGTGATGTTCTTGCCCATCTTGTCGAACAGGGGCTTGACGCGCTCGAAGGCTGCATCGGGGCCGCCGACCATGATGGACAGGGTGCCGTTCTTGGCGCCGACTTCACCGCCGGAGACGGGAGCGTCCAGGTACTGGGCGCCTGCGGCTTCGATGCGCTTGGCGAAGTCCTTGGTGGCCACGGGCGAGATCGAGGACATGTCGACCACGATCTTGCCGGAGCTGCCCTTCAGGCCGGCTGCCACGCCGTCTTCACCGAACAGCACCTTCTCCACGTCGGGAGTGTCGGGCACCATGATGAAGATGATGTCGGCACGCTCGGCCACACCGCGAGCGGTGGTGCACTGGGTGGCGCTGGTTTCGGCGATGTTGGCAGGCACCTTGCCCACGGTGTTGACGAACAGCTGGTGGCCGGCCGCAATCAGGTGACCGCACATGGGCGCGCCCATGATGCCCAGACCGATAAAGCCCAGCTTGAGAGACGATGCGTTCATGGTTGTACTCCTCAGTTTTCTTGATACTCAAATTCGATGGCCGATGGCGCTTGGCGAGTAAGCGCCACAGGCCTGGTCATCCATTCATGCAGCCACGGCAACCTTGTTCCAGCCGCCGATTTTCTGCAGCCAGCCCAGGCCGGCCTCGGTGCCGTTGGCGGGCTTGTATTCGCAACCGATCCAGCCGTCGTAGCCGATGCGATCCAGGTGTGCGAACAGGAAGGGGTAGTTGATCTCGCCGGTGCCGGGTTCGTTGCGACCGGGGTTGTCAGCCAGCTGGATGTGACCGATGCGGCCCAGCTGCTTTTGCATGGTGGCAGCCAGTTCGC
This region of Comamonas thiooxydans genomic DNA includes:
- a CDS encoding urate hydroxylase PuuD; amino-acid sequence: MESYILDWAGLLLRWLHVITAIAWVGSSFYFVFLDSSLTPPVDDDLKKQGVNGELWAVHGGGFYHPVKFNVSPPKMPDHLHWFYWESYTTWLSGFALLTVSYLWNANIYLVTPGDPNAMSTGAAVASALGFLVVFWLLYDFICRTFGQKKNGDATVGAMVLVLVCIAAYLACHIFPGQAAFLLMGAMIATSMSANVFFWIIPGQRKVVASLKAGEPVDPRHGQRAKQRSVHNTYFTLPVLFAMLSNHYGWLYSHKLNWLVLIGMMFAGAAIRQFFVMRHGYKLGRNSHPWPYAAVGVAALLAVFVWLKPAPVAATAPVAAAPAAPAAPAAEVATPAAEAASPAAAPAAAGGEGFAKVNAIFQQHCVVCHGTAIQQKAVRLDSPEAVKSHAQQIYQQVVQLKKMPFGNPAALSDDERNLIKTWYESGAAVN
- the xdhC gene encoding xanthine dehydrogenase accessory protein XdhC, which produces MWSETQQGILNRLAQQPLCWVQVQATRGSVPREEGAWMAVFADEVMGTIGGGHLEWQAIAQARQLLAQWDADPAALREHIQQYALGPSLGQCCGGALELHFAWFDVRDAQRLRALMPEPSQCVALFGAGHVGHALVRILRSLPYRVVWVDSRDAVFPVEEQIGVQCEHSDPVQAAVAELPPQSQVLIMSFSHAEDLEVVAQCLLRQRERGDLPFVGLIGSKTKWASFSSRLRRRGFSDAELAHITCPIGVPGITGKEPEVIAVAVAAQLLQRLSAS
- a CDS encoding YSC84-related protein, with amino-acid sequence MRQISLRSVAMAAALAAGAMTMTACTTTKPDTASAPRADSTTVNTRANAALERLYQTAPGSKEMVQRAKGVLIFPSVIGGSFVVGVEHGRGVLRVGGHNRGFYSTTAASIGWQAGGQSKAVIYVFNTQEALDKFLKSDGWSVGADATVAAGKIGANGSVDTTTAQAPVTSYVLTNAGLEAGVSLQGTKITKVVE
- a CDS encoding DoxX family protein, with the protein product MKFWNYFHHPKAALVVLRVTLALLMLLHGWAKIRYGIGSIEAKIESLGAPGFLAYAVYLGEVVAPLLLLVGLWVVPAALVIAVNMVVAFALMHTRQILMLNNTGGWALELQAFYFVSALVVAMAYSKGK
- the uraH gene encoding hydroxyisourate hydrolase, whose amino-acid sequence is MGLSTHVLDTMNGCPAAGMAVELFSTEGDKATLIKSLVLNHDGRTDAPLFDNNTLKVGTYRLTFDVAAYFKARGVQLPEPSFLNKVSLDFGVANVEQHYHVPLLVSPWSYSTYRGS
- the ggt gene encoding gamma-glutamyltransferase, with the translated sequence MQLRTTALAASLLIALAGLSACSSTATLEPASNERAAIRNDATAQAAAPAVTQTAAAQAAAAAYDFELDVFHPVIAKNGMVASEQELATQIGVDILKAGGNAVDAAVAVGFALAVALPNAGNIGGGGFMMVHDAKSGKDIALDFREVAPRGASRNMYLDAGGKVIDGKSLYTHYAVGVPGTVAGMTHALSRWGSMPLARVMAPAIALADKGYPVSITLAKTLEQEKKNMGHWPATQAVFWKNGTPLQSGERLVQKDLAQSLRLISQQGAKAFYEGAIAQKIVAEMAPHANALSLQDLRDYKVAEREPVRGSYRGYQIVTMPPPSSGGAHLIQILNMMEHWPMNQWGADSAQSVHYMTEAMKLAYADRSEYLGDPDFVKIPLKGLISKSYASELAASIRPQQARPAKDIRPGKPQPYESDQTTHYSVVDKAGNAVAVTYTLNTNFGSGIVARGTGILLNNEMDDFSAKPGVANAYGLVGGDANAVQAGKRPLSSMTPTLVLKDGKPVLVTGSPGGARIITTVLQQVVNHIDFGMNPAEAAATPRFHHQWTPDELRVEKGFSPDTLALLRQWGHKVALKASMGRTQTIEIRDGLLRGASDPRNPDGKAMGF
- the glxR gene encoding 2-hydroxy-3-oxopropionate reductase; this encodes MNASSLKLGFIGLGIMGAPMCGHLIAAGHQLFVNTVGKVPANIAETSATQCTTARGVAERADIIFIMVPDTPDVEKVLFGEDGVAAGLKGSSGKIVVDMSSISPVATKDFAKRIEAAGAQYLDAPVSGGEVGAKNGTLSIMVGGPDAAFERVKPLFDKMGKNITLVGGNGDGQTAKVANQIIVALNIEAVAEALLFASRAGADPARVREALLGGFASSKILEVHAERMIKRTFDPGFRIALHQKDLNLALSSARQLGVSLPNTAQAQELFNSCVAHGGAGWDHSGMVRALEIQANFEIGQKAE